A window of the Hordeum vulgare subsp. vulgare chromosome 5H, MorexV3_pseudomolecules_assembly, whole genome shotgun sequence genome harbors these coding sequences:
- the LOC123396796 gene encoding NDR1/HIN1-like protein 13 translates to MQQNVGFSYWNRFALQCVQLVLPEAGARLPTRVQKRARGSGRRCELRSRAPAWRGGQGSSDPHGGAGRGRRSAASRAGRGGTGRGRGGGRRGTRGGPLRRGRGGQRGPGDAAPGCRGEGPPRGGGGAAPAPRSPGRRRGGQRGREDAAPGRRAKRRAGCSCLRARLYLAVALLSLAVLLAAAVGAVYLAFKPRQPAYSVVSLAVSGLAGVGNASAPGAISPGFVATVRADNSANGKVGVHYDGAGSRVAVSYEGVSLADGAWPAFYQAPGNVTVFVARDKGAGIRFSERERGQMAAAERLKSVLFDVDITVPVRLQLGGVRTWALPVTVRCAMAVDSLAASAKVVSRSCDVKVPFLFWRN, encoded by the exons ATGCAGCAAAATGTTGGATTCTCATACTGGAACCGTTTTGCATTGCAATGTGTGCAGTTAG tcctcccTGAAGCTGGGGCTCGTCTGCCTACGCGCGTGCAGAAGAGAGCTCGCGGATCTGGCCGACGATGTGAGCTTCGCAGCAGGGCTCCGGCGTGGCGAGGAGGGCAAGGAAGTTCGGATCCACATGGCGGCGCGGGTCGGGGACGCCGCAGCGCTGCGTCGCGCGCTGGACGAGGCGGCACTGGTCGTGGCCGCGGGGGAGGTAGGAGAGGGACTCGAGGCGGTCCGCTGCGCCGTGGCCGCGGAGGCCAACGAGGCCCGGGAGACGCCGCTCCTGGCTGCCGTGGAGAAGGGCCGCCtcgaggtggtggtggagctgctcCGGCACCTCGAAGCCCAGGGCGTCGCCGCGGAGGCCAACGAGGCCGGGAAGACGCCGCTCCTGGCCGCCGCGCCAAGCGCCGCGCCGGCTGCTCCTGCCTCCGCGCGCGCCTCTACCTTGCCGTCGCGCTCCTCtccctcgccgtcctcctcgccgccgccgtcggggcCGTGTACCTCGCGTTCAAGCCCAGGCAGCCGGCGTACTCGGTCGTGTCCCTCGCCGTGTCGGGCCTCGCCGGCGTCGGCAATGCCTCGGCCCCCGGCGCGATCTCGCCGGGGTTCGTCGCGACCGTCCGCGCCGACAACAGCGCCAACGGCAAGGTCGGCGTGCACTACGACGGCGCCGGGAGCCGCGTCGCCGTGTCGTACGAGGGCGTGAGCCTGGCGGACGGCGCGTGGCCGGCCTTCTACCAGGCGCCTGGGAACGTGACGGTGTTCGTGGCGAGGGACAAGGGCGCCGGAATACGGTTCTCGGAGCGCGAGCGCGGGCAGATGGCCGCGGCGGAGCGGCTCAAGTCGGTGCTGTTCGACGTGGACATCACGGTTCCCGTGCGGCTGCAGCTCGGCGGGGTGAGGACGTGGGCCCTGCCGGTGACGGTGCGGTGCGCCATGGCGGTGGACAGTCTCGCCGCCAGCGCCAAG GTGGTGTCCAGGTCATGCGACGTGAAGGTGCCGTTCCTGTTCTGGAGGAACTGA